A stretch of Mesorhizobium sp. M2A.F.Ca.ET.046.03.2.1 DNA encodes these proteins:
- a CDS encoding FAD-dependent monooxygenase produces MSKTKVLIAGAGPTGLTLALWLTRLGVPVRVFDKATTPGETSRALAVQARTLEFHRQIGIVDDVLEAGLKIEQLTVHTPAGVAARLPLADFGRGISPYSFAFALPQDIHERVLITHLERAGVEVERGTELVAFQDKGHAVIATLSKEGQTETVVADYLAGCDGAHSAVRHGLNIRFPGGAYEQSFYVADVKGRGDITRNGMDTTISTYGFAIVMPVRQSGSIRLIGIVPKAHEADETISFEAIRADVERDTGVTVDEVNWFSTYRVHHRVAENFRVGRVFLCGDAGHIHSPAGGQGMNTGMGDAVNLAWKLAAVVQGRADRRLLDSYEPERIAFAHRLIESTDQAFRIATSRSRLVGLFRRYLMPKILNIALQTSYGSRAFFGVISQAAIQYRAGPISSGTAGKISGGDRLPYVPMPGSDNFEPLRSLDWQVHVYGEANAEFRAMLASTGVPVHAFAWSEAAAKAGLQRDAAYLVRPDGHVALASPVQEAAGFQRYLTGLAIKPRTAERAPYRVPGTMHSLA; encoded by the coding sequence ATGTCCAAGACGAAGGTCCTTATCGCCGGCGCCGGCCCGACCGGCCTCACGCTGGCGCTCTGGCTCACCAGGCTTGGCGTTCCCGTGCGCGTCTTCGACAAGGCCACCACTCCGGGGGAGACCTCGCGGGCGCTCGCCGTCCAGGCGCGCACGCTGGAGTTCCACCGCCAGATCGGCATCGTCGATGACGTGCTCGAAGCCGGCCTGAAGATCGAGCAGCTCACTGTGCACACGCCGGCCGGCGTCGCTGCAAGGCTGCCGCTGGCCGATTTCGGCCGCGGCATCAGCCCTTATTCCTTCGCCTTCGCGCTGCCGCAGGACATCCACGAACGCGTGCTGATCACGCATCTGGAGCGCGCCGGCGTCGAGGTCGAACGCGGCACCGAGCTGGTCGCGTTCCAGGACAAGGGCCATGCGGTCATCGCGACGCTGAGCAAAGAAGGCCAGACGGAGACCGTCGTCGCCGACTACCTCGCCGGTTGCGACGGCGCCCACAGCGCCGTGCGGCATGGGCTCAATATTCGCTTCCCCGGCGGCGCCTATGAACAGTCCTTCTATGTCGCCGACGTGAAAGGCCGGGGCGACATCACGCGCAATGGCATGGACACGACCATCAGCACTTACGGTTTCGCCATCGTCATGCCGGTGAGGCAGTCGGGCTCGATCCGGCTGATCGGTATCGTGCCGAAGGCGCATGAGGCGGACGAGACGATCAGCTTCGAGGCGATCCGCGCCGACGTCGAGCGCGACACTGGCGTGACCGTCGACGAGGTCAACTGGTTCTCGACCTACCGGGTCCATCACCGCGTCGCCGAGAATTTTCGCGTTGGCCGGGTGTTCCTCTGCGGCGATGCCGGCCACATCCATAGTCCGGCCGGCGGCCAGGGCATGAACACCGGCATGGGTGACGCGGTGAACCTTGCCTGGAAGCTCGCCGCCGTGGTGCAGGGCCGAGCCGATCGGCGCCTGCTCGACAGCTACGAGCCGGAGCGTATCGCCTTCGCCCACAGGCTGATCGAGAGCACGGACCAGGCCTTCCGCATCGCCACCAGCCGCTCGCGGCTCGTCGGCCTGTTCCGGCGCTATCTGATGCCGAAGATCCTGAACATCGCGCTGCAGACGTCATATGGTTCGCGCGCCTTCTTCGGCGTCATCTCGCAGGCGGCGATCCAGTACCGCGCCGGCCCGATCAGTTCGGGCACAGCTGGCAAGATCAGCGGCGGCGACCGCCTGCCCTATGTGCCGATGCCAGGTAGCGACAATTTCGAGCCGCTGCGCTCGCTCGACTGGCAGGTGCATGTCTATGGCGAGGCCAATGCCGAGTTCCGGGCCATGCTGGCATCGACCGGCGTTCCGGTGCACGCCTTCGCCTGGTCTGAAGCAGCGGCGAAAGCCGGCCTGCAGCGCGACGCCGCCTATCTGGTGAGGCCGGACGGGCATGTTGCACTTGCATCGCCGGTGCAGGAGGCCGCCGGCTTCCAGCGCTATCTCACCGGTCTCGCCATCAAGCCGAGGACAGCGGAGCGTGCGCCCTACCGTGTGCCGGGCACCATGCACAGCCTGGCCTGA
- a CDS encoding efflux RND transporter permease subunit has translation MSSFNLSEWALRHRSFIVYLMIAAALAGLYAYRGLGREEDPPFTIKTMVVKTMWPGASTSDTVEQITDRVEKKLEELPDLDYVKSYTKPGESVVFVNLKDTVAGDQVQPLWYQVRKKLNDIKPTLPSGVQGPFFNDEFGDTYSLIYALTSDSLSHRELKDMATSLRAGLLTVKDVAKVDLIGQQDEKIYLEFSTQKVAALGLDVGTLTQALQAQNALTPSGTVDAGPERIAIRVSGAFTSEESLKAINFYANGHYFRLGDVAEVKRAYSDPPQPMFRFNGKPAVGIAVSMTAGGDALALGENVKEKMHEMEAELPLGAELGMVADQSHVVEESVGEFTKSLGEAIAIVLAVSLLALGWRPGVVVAVAIPLVLAITFVTMEYFGISLQRISLGALIIALGLLVDDAMIAVEMMIARMEEGYDKISAATYAYTSTAFPMLTGTVVTIAGFVPVGFAKSGAGEYCFSLFAVVAIALVVSWVVAVLFTPLTGVFLLPDRIKGHGGSHQPSRIARGFQALLEAAMRAKWLVLSATAGLFALAVVAMGFVGQEFFPKSDRPEVMLDLTLPRTASIKATDAVVERVEKLLASDPGIDHWSFYVGQGAVRFYLPLDAQLANDFFAQAVVVTKGHAVRQAVIDRLERELSTGFDDVMARVTPLELGPPVGWPLKFRVSGPDPDKTRSLAQQFAQVLGSDAAVRNINYDWNEPAKVIKVEVDQDRARALGISSQQLSETINAILSGSKITQMRDHTYLVDIVARAVDSERASIDTLRGLTISASGGRRVPLEQVAKLSYQTEPPLIWRRGRLPTVMVQADVAPGENATVVSKRLQKAIAGFKAELPVRYSVEQGGVIEDSAKAQASIFVVFPLMLFIMATVLMIQLMSFQRLVLVLLTAPLAIIGVAGALLLSGAPMGFVAILGVMSLIGMVIRNSVILIAQIDQHIAAGEEPWAAVISATTHRLRPILLTAAAAILGMIPIAPTVFWGPMAYAVMGGLMVATVMTLVFVPTLYVTWFGIKAPTATAAAAEPANQPQAVAA, from the coding sequence ATGAGCAGCTTCAATCTTTCCGAATGGGCGCTGCGCCACCGCAGCTTCATCGTCTACCTGATGATCGCGGCAGCCCTTGCCGGCCTCTACGCCTATCGCGGTCTCGGCCGCGAGGAGGACCCGCCCTTCACCATCAAGACCATGGTGGTGAAGACGATGTGGCCGGGCGCCAGCACCAGCGACACAGTCGAGCAGATCACCGACCGCGTCGAGAAGAAGCTCGAGGAGCTGCCCGATCTCGACTACGTCAAGAGCTACACCAAGCCCGGCGAATCCGTCGTCTTCGTCAACCTGAAGGATACCGTCGCCGGCGACCAGGTGCAGCCGCTCTGGTACCAGGTGCGCAAGAAGCTCAACGACATCAAGCCGACGCTGCCATCCGGCGTGCAGGGCCCGTTCTTCAACGACGAGTTCGGGGACACCTATTCGCTGATCTACGCGCTCACCTCCGACAGTCTCAGCCATCGCGAGCTGAAGGACATGGCGACCAGCCTGCGTGCCGGGCTGCTCACCGTGAAGGACGTCGCCAAGGTCGACCTGATCGGCCAGCAGGATGAGAAGATCTATCTCGAATTCTCGACGCAGAAGGTGGCGGCGCTCGGTCTCGACGTCGGCACGCTGACGCAGGCGCTGCAAGCGCAGAACGCGCTGACGCCGAGCGGCACGGTCGATGCCGGCCCAGAGCGCATTGCCATCCGCGTATCCGGCGCCTTCACCTCGGAAGAGAGCCTAAAGGCGATCAACTTCTACGCCAACGGCCATTACTTCCGGCTGGGTGACGTCGCCGAGGTCAAGCGCGCCTATTCCGACCCGCCGCAGCCGATGTTCCGCTTCAACGGCAAGCCCGCCGTCGGTATCGCTGTGTCGATGACGGCCGGCGGCGACGCGCTGGCGCTGGGCGAAAACGTCAAGGAGAAGATGCACGAGATGGAGGCCGAGCTGCCGCTTGGCGCCGAGCTTGGCATGGTCGCCGACCAGTCGCACGTGGTCGAAGAATCCGTCGGCGAGTTCACCAAGAGCCTCGGCGAAGCGATCGCCATCGTGCTTGCCGTGTCGCTCTTAGCGCTCGGCTGGCGTCCGGGTGTCGTTGTGGCCGTCGCCATCCCGCTGGTGCTGGCAATCACCTTCGTCACGATGGAGTATTTCGGCATCTCCTTGCAGCGCATCTCGCTCGGTGCGCTGATCATCGCGCTCGGCCTCCTGGTCGACGACGCCATGATTGCGGTCGAGATGATGATCGCCCGTATGGAGGAAGGCTACGACAAGATCTCGGCCGCGACCTACGCTTATACCTCGACCGCCTTTCCGATGCTGACCGGTACGGTGGTGACGATCGCCGGCTTCGTGCCGGTGGGCTTCGCCAAGAGCGGCGCGGGCGAATACTGCTTCTCGCTGTTCGCGGTCGTCGCCATCGCGCTCGTCGTGTCCTGGGTCGTGGCGGTGCTGTTCACGCCGCTGACCGGCGTCTTCCTGCTGCCCGATCGCATCAAGGGCCATGGCGGCAGCCATCAGCCATCGCGCATCGCCCGCGGCTTCCAGGCGTTGCTTGAAGCCGCGATGCGGGCGAAGTGGCTGGTGTTGTCGGCGACCGCGGGCCTGTTCGCGCTCGCGGTCGTGGCCATGGGCTTTGTCGGCCAGGAGTTCTTCCCGAAGTCGGACCGGCCCGAGGTGATGCTCGACCTCACCTTGCCCCGCACCGCTTCGATTAAGGCGACGGACGCAGTCGTTGAGCGCGTCGAAAAGCTGCTCGCTTCCGATCCCGGCATCGACCATTGGAGCTTCTATGTCGGCCAGGGCGCGGTGCGCTTCTACCTGCCGCTCGACGCGCAGCTTGCCAATGACTTCTTCGCCCAGGCCGTGGTCGTCACCAAGGGCCACGCCGTGCGCCAGGCGGTGATCGACCGGCTGGAGCGCGAGCTGTCGACCGGTTTCGACGACGTCATGGCCCGCGTCACGCCGCTGGAGCTGGGGCCGCCCGTCGGCTGGCCGCTGAAGTTCCGCGTCTCCGGTCCGGACCCGGACAAGACACGCAGCCTTGCGCAGCAGTTTGCGCAGGTGCTGGGCAGCGACGCCGCGGTGCGCAATATCAACTACGACTGGAACGAGCCGGCCAAGGTCATCAAGGTCGAGGTCGATCAGGACCGGGCGCGCGCTCTGGGCATCTCCTCGCAGCAGCTGTCGGAGACGATCAACGCGATCCTGTCCGGCTCGAAGATCACCCAGATGCGCGACCATACCTATCTCGTCGACATCGTCGCCCGCGCCGTGGATTCGGAACGCGCCAGCATCGACACGCTGCGCGGCCTGACGATCAGCGCGTCGGGCGGACGGCGCGTGCCGCTCGAGCAGGTGGCGAAGCTCAGCTACCAGACCGAGCCGCCGCTGATCTGGCGCCGTGGCCGCCTGCCGACCGTGATGGTGCAGGCCGACGTCGCGCCCGGCGAGAACGCCACCGTCGTCTCGAAGCGGCTGCAGAAGGCGATCGCTGGATTCAAGGCGGAGCTGCCGGTGCGCTACAGCGTCGAACAGGGCGGCGTGATCGAGGACAGCGCCAAGGCGCAGGCCAGCATTTTCGTGGTCTTTCCGCTGATGCTGTTCATCATGGCGACGGTGTTGATGATCCAGCTGATGAGTTTTCAGCGCCTCGTGCTGGTGCTGCTCACCGCACCGCTCGCCATCATCGGCGTTGCCGGCGCCCTGCTCCTGTCAGGTGCTCCGATGGGCTTCGTCGCCATCCTCGGCGTGATGTCACTGATCGGCATGGTGATCCGCAACTCGGTCATCCTGATCGCACAGATCGACCAGCACATTGCCGCCGGCGAAGAGCCCTGGGCCGCGGTGATCAGCGCCACCACGCATCGGCTGCGGCCGATCCTGCTTACGGCGGCGGCCGCCATCCTCGGCATGATCCCGATCGCGCCGACGGTGTTCTGGGGACCGATGGCTTACGCCGTGATGGGCGGACTGATGGTGGCGACCGTGATGACGCTGGTCTTCGTGCCGACGCTCTACGTCACCTGGTTCGGCATCAAGGCGCCGACGGCGACGGCGGCAGCAGCCGAGCCCGCCAACCAACCGCAGGCCGTAGCGGCCTGA
- a CDS encoding winged helix-turn-helix domain-containing protein, whose protein sequence is MTTATADQVFRFGGFTLDLAMGTLRGVNEPLFLRPKAYALLSHLARNMGRVVPKSELMDVVWPDVYVTEDSLTQSVREIRKVLGDDMVRTVSKRGYMLAAEAEAAPEITTQPIVAVVRFRNESGDPADEAMVDGFAEDLINGIARFGTVTVLARNSSFSFASFGRAEWPQIRARIGADYLVEGSLRRQGEHVVVAVSLVGIATASQLWGDRFQSQGDGLFAIEREIVEQIVSRLVTRVANAGLEQASRKPVTSLAAYELLLRGFAMLRDPAQTDQRSAEALFEAAIAKDPNYGLAYTYLGLVRALDGEFGRASDSVLENARDLADKGLALSPDQPTGHRVQSLIRLYMRDHEAAEHHMRIALQLNPYDADSIEQMGMLLTMRGRPLEALTWLARGIRIDPLHPHWYQFDRALALYMMGEYRQAADALELATRPAPWIRTRLAACYAQMGEMEKARRQIALIEEGALFSPLDYALRGVPFESRADAEHLAEGVRLALGVTIPEPPQSTTTTI, encoded by the coding sequence ATGACGACGGCGACGGCCGATCAGGTGTTCCGGTTTGGCGGTTTCACGCTCGATCTCGCCATGGGCACGCTGCGCGGCGTGAACGAGCCGCTGTTCCTGCGCCCGAAAGCATATGCGCTGCTTTCGCATCTCGCCCGCAACATGGGTCGCGTCGTGCCGAAGTCGGAATTGATGGATGTCGTCTGGCCCGACGTTTATGTCACCGAGGATTCGCTCACCCAGTCTGTGCGCGAAATCCGCAAGGTGCTGGGCGACGACATGGTTCGCACCGTCTCTAAGCGCGGCTATATGCTGGCCGCGGAGGCTGAGGCAGCGCCCGAGATCACCACCCAGCCGATCGTTGCCGTGGTGCGCTTCCGCAACGAGAGTGGCGATCCGGCCGATGAGGCGATGGTCGACGGATTCGCTGAGGACTTGATAAACGGCATCGCGCGCTTCGGCACGGTCACGGTGCTGGCGCGGAACTCCAGCTTCTCCTTTGCTTCCTTCGGCCGCGCCGAGTGGCCGCAGATCCGCGCCCGCATCGGCGCCGACTACCTGGTCGAAGGGTCGCTGCGCCGCCAGGGCGAGCATGTCGTGGTTGCCGTCAGCCTCGTCGGCATAGCCACCGCCAGCCAACTCTGGGGCGACCGCTTCCAATCACAGGGCGACGGCCTCTTCGCAATCGAGCGCGAGATCGTCGAGCAAATCGTCAGCCGGCTGGTCACGCGTGTCGCCAATGCCGGACTGGAGCAGGCGTCGCGCAAGCCGGTCACCAGCCTAGCCGCCTATGAGCTTCTGCTGCGCGGCTTTGCGATGCTGCGCGATCCCGCCCAGACCGACCAGCGCAGCGCCGAAGCCCTATTTGAGGCCGCGATCGCTAAGGACCCGAACTACGGCCTCGCCTACACGTATCTTGGTCTTGTGCGGGCACTGGATGGCGAGTTCGGTCGCGCCAGCGACTCGGTTCTGGAAAATGCGCGCGACCTTGCCGACAAGGGCCTGGCGCTGTCGCCGGACCAGCCGACAGGACACCGCGTGCAGTCGCTGATCCGTCTCTATATGCGTGATCACGAGGCGGCCGAGCATCACATGCGCATCGCGCTGCAACTCAATCCCTACGATGCCGACAGCATCGAGCAGATGGGCATGTTGCTGACCATGCGCGGCCGGCCACTGGAAGCGCTGACCTGGCTGGCACGCGGCATTCGCATCGATCCTTTGCATCCGCACTGGTATCAGTTCGACCGCGCCTTGGCGCTCTACATGATGGGGGAATACCGGCAGGCGGCCGACGCGCTGGAGCTGGCGACGCGCCCGGCGCCCTGGATTCGCACGCGGCTCGCCGCCTGCTATGCCCAGATGGGCGAGATGGAGAAGGCGCGGCGGCAAATCGCCCTCATCGAGGAGGGCGCTCTGTTTTCGCCGCTCGACTATGCGCTGCGAGGGGTGCCCTTCGAGAGCCGCGCCGATGCCGAGCATCTCGCCGAAGGCGTCAGACTTGCCCTCGGCGTGACTATTCCCGAGCCGCCTCAATCGACGACCACCACGATATAG
- a CDS encoding bifunctional helix-turn-helix transcriptional regulator/GNAT family N-acetyltransferase, with protein MTIHDHPGKERIDTVRAFNRFYTRQIGLLDEGLLKSPFSLTEARVLYELAHRDGLVASDLVRDLGLDPGYVSRLLKKFEERGLVEREASEADARRSSIALTPAGRQAFAPLNQDSHDQVRALLDRLPPVDQERLVNAMRTVQDLLGERPEPKVPYILRPLQVGDIGWITRRQGMLYTEEYGWDGTYEALVAEILAEFVKKFDPKWERAWIAEREGEVVGSVFVVRKSSEVAKLRLLYVEPSARGLGIGRRLVDECIAFARAKGYKTLTLWTNDILGSARRIYQAAGFQLVDEERHHSFGKDLVGQTWDLEL; from the coding sequence ATGACCATCCACGACCACCCCGGCAAGGAGCGCATCGATACGGTGCGCGCCTTCAATCGCTTCTACACCCGCCAGATCGGCCTGCTCGACGAGGGCCTCCTGAAGAGCCCGTTCTCGCTGACCGAGGCGCGGGTGCTCTATGAACTTGCTCATCGCGACGGGCTGGTCGCCAGCGATCTGGTGCGCGACCTCGGCCTCGACCCGGGCTATGTCAGCCGCCTCTTGAAGAAATTCGAGGAGCGTGGCCTGGTCGAGCGCGAAGCCAGCGAGGCGGACGCGCGCCGATCATCGATCGCGCTGACGCCGGCGGGCAGGCAGGCTTTCGCGCCGCTCAACCAGGATTCGCATGACCAGGTGCGCGCGCTGCTCGACCGCTTGCCGCCGGTCGACCAGGAGCGGCTGGTCAACGCCATGCGCACCGTCCAGGACCTGCTCGGGGAAAGGCCCGAACCCAAGGTGCCTTACATCCTGCGGCCGCTCCAGGTCGGCGACATCGGCTGGATCACGCGCCGTCAGGGCATGCTCTACACCGAGGAGTATGGCTGGGACGGAACCTATGAGGCGCTGGTCGCCGAGATCCTCGCTGAGTTCGTCAAGAAATTCGATCCAAAGTGGGAGCGCGCCTGGATCGCCGAGCGCGAAGGCGAGGTGGTCGGCTCGGTCTTCGTCGTGCGCAAGTCGTCCGAGGTGGCGAAGCTGAGGCTGCTCTATGTCGAGCCGTCGGCGCGCGGACTGGGCATCGGCCGGCGGCTGGTCGACGAATGCATCGCCTTTGCCCGCGCCAAGGGCTACAAGACGCTGACGCTTTGGACCAACGACATTCTGGGCTCGGCTCGCCGCATCTACCAGGCTGCGGGTTTCCAGCTGGTCGACGAGGAGCGCCATCATTCCTTCGGCAAGGATCTCGTCGGCCAGACCTGGGATTTGGAGCTGTAG
- a CDS encoding alanine racemase, whose product MSAYFAALSEALKAAEIFRPCLVLDRDRLDGNIALVKERLAPGLAVRLVDKSLPCMPLLSHIARALETNRFMTFHPPVTQAVLDGFPEGDLLYGKPMPVGAARAALTGGGAGWWSRVCWLIDTPERLADYGALAAALDTELRFAFEVDVGLHRGGFSSPAEIKALTVPERLHCEGIMAYEAHAPEIPGLFGGAARALKQASAKAAEFAATLDPDRRRIMNIGGSKTALLHGGGVANEVSIGSAFVLPSDFDTPGLDGLQPAAFVATPILKALDPMLPGPPSVSRALQALGLFPKKGCYLYGGKWMAEPVFPEGMKPNGLIGLSSNQQFMGLPAGADVKPGDYSFLRPTQSEAVLQHFGAIAVFAGGRIGEFWPVLPTG is encoded by the coding sequence ATGAGCGCCTATTTCGCTGCCCTGTCCGAGGCGTTGAAGGCAGCCGAGATCTTCCGGCCCTGCCTGGTGCTCGACCGCGACCGGCTGGACGGCAACATCGCGCTGGTGAAGGAGCGGCTGGCGCCCGGCCTTGCCGTTCGGCTGGTCGACAAGTCGCTGCCTTGCATGCCGCTGCTGTCGCATATCGCGCGAGCCCTCGAAACCAACCGCTTCATGACCTTCCATCCGCCGGTGACGCAGGCCGTCCTCGACGGCTTTCCCGAGGGCGATCTGCTCTACGGCAAGCCGATGCCGGTCGGCGCTGCCAGGGCCGCGCTGACAGGAGGTGGCGCCGGCTGGTGGTCACGCGTCTGCTGGCTGATTGACACGCCGGAGCGGCTGGCTGACTACGGCGCCTTGGCCGCCGCGCTCGACACCGAATTGCGCTTCGCCTTCGAGGTCGATGTCGGCCTGCATCGCGGCGGTTTTTCAAGTCCCGCCGAGATCAAGGCGCTGACGGTGCCGGAGCGCCTGCATTGCGAAGGCATCATGGCCTATGAAGCGCATGCGCCGGAGATACCGGGCCTCTTCGGCGGCGCGGCCAGGGCTCTGAAGCAGGCTTCGGCAAAGGCGGCGGAGTTCGCCGCCACCCTCGATCCGGACCGGCGCCGCATCATGAATATCGGCGGCTCGAAGACCGCGCTGCTGCACGGCGGCGGCGTCGCCAACGAAGTGTCGATCGGCTCGGCCTTCGTGCTGCCGAGCGACTTCGACACCCCTGGCCTTGACGGCCTCCAGCCGGCGGCCTTCGTCGCGACGCCGATCCTCAAGGCCCTCGACCCGATGCTGCCCGGTCCGCCGTCGGTTTCCAGGGCGCTGCAGGCGCTCGGCCTCTTCCCGAAGAAGGGCTGCTATCTCTATGGCGGCAAGTGGATGGCCGAACCGGTGTTCCCTGAAGGCATGAAGCCGAACGGCCTGATCGGGTTATCGTCCAATCAGCAGTTCATGGGCCTGCCGGCAGGCGCCGATGTGAAGCCCGGCGACTACTCCTTCCTGCGGCCGACGCAGAGCGAGGCGGTGCTGCAGCATTTCGGGGCGATCGCGGTTTTTGCCGGCGGGCGGATCGGCGAGTTCTGGCCGGTGCTGCCGACGGGGTGA
- a CDS encoding D-arabinono-1,4-lactone oxidase: MANAWSNWSGFVTASPKSIATPADAGELAELVRSAPGPLRVAGAGHSFTPLVQSDGTIVSLEKIEGLVSHEPAADRARVGAGTRLGALMHILQGIGQGLPNMGDIDKQAIGGALGTATHGSGPTLGAYHTQVEAVQLVDGRGKLREYSRADDPDMIHATGVALGAFGILTEVTMNNIAAYRLRRRKWVLPIGDMLRDFEKMMAAHRSAEFYYIPFSGYAQFIASDLSDAQPTQRPTEDDERGLATLRKLRTVLRRLPSLRRALIKGAVKKVPSEDYVQDWLNVYVSDRRTKFNEMEYHLPFEEGPKALAEIIALTEKHFSEVYFPMEVRSVAPDEFWLSPFHKRLTCSIAIHHDAANDPLPFMRAAEPIFRKYGGRPHWGKMHSLKAADFKKLYPRWDDALAVRRDIDADNRFVSPYMAGLFGIE; the protein is encoded by the coding sequence ATGGCAAACGCCTGGAGCAACTGGTCTGGTTTCGTCACGGCTTCCCCGAAATCGATCGCGACGCCGGCCGACGCCGGCGAGCTGGCCGAGCTGGTGCGCTCGGCGCCCGGTCCGCTGCGCGTCGCCGGCGCCGGCCACTCCTTCACGCCGCTGGTGCAATCCGACGGCACCATCGTCTCGCTTGAGAAGATCGAAGGGCTGGTCTCGCACGAACCGGCGGCCGACAGGGCGCGGGTGGGGGCGGGCACGCGGCTCGGCGCCCTGATGCACATCCTGCAAGGCATCGGCCAGGGCCTGCCCAACATGGGCGACATCGACAAGCAGGCGATCGGCGGCGCGCTGGGCACGGCAACGCATGGCTCCGGCCCGACACTGGGCGCCTATCACACGCAGGTCGAGGCGGTGCAGCTCGTCGATGGGCGGGGCAAGCTGCGCGAATACAGCCGGGCCGACGACCCGGACATGATCCACGCCACCGGTGTCGCGCTTGGCGCCTTCGGCATCCTCACCGAAGTGACGATGAACAACATCGCGGCCTACCGCCTGCGACGCCGCAAATGGGTGCTGCCGATTGGCGACATGCTGCGCGATTTCGAAAAGATGATGGCCGCGCATCGTTCGGCCGAATTCTACTACATCCCGTTTTCCGGCTATGCGCAGTTCATTGCCAGCGACCTGAGCGATGCCCAGCCGACGCAGCGGCCGACCGAGGACGACGAGCGGGGCCTGGCGACATTGCGCAAGCTGCGCACCGTGCTGCGCCGGCTGCCATCGCTGCGCCGCGCGCTGATCAAGGGCGCGGTGAAGAAGGTGCCCTCCGAGGATTATGTGCAAGACTGGCTCAACGTCTATGTCAGCGACCGTCGAACCAAATTCAACGAGATGGAATACCACCTGCCATTCGAGGAAGGCCCCAAGGCGTTGGCCGAGATCATCGCGCTGACGGAGAAGCACTTTTCGGAAGTCTATTTCCCGATGGAGGTGCGTTCGGTGGCGCCGGACGAATTCTGGCTTTCGCCCTTCCACAAGCGACTGACCTGCTCGATCGCCATCCACCATGACGCGGCGAATGACCCGCTGCCCTTCATGCGCGCCGCCGAGCCCATCTTCCGCAAATATGGCGGCAGGCCGCATTGGGGCAAGATGCACAGCCTGAAGGCTGCGGATTTCAAGAAGCTTTATCCGCGTTGGGACGACGCGCTTGCCGTGCGCCGCGACATCGATGCCGACAACCGTTTCGTGTCGCCCTATATGGCCGGCCTGTTCGGCATCGAATGA
- a CDS encoding MFS transporter, with product MTASQAAQAEEGDWLVGNPTGSQLASALWIGSVGLLILGLQPVLLGALYTEGHVTGDELALVATAEMIAIGIGSAIVAMLLPARNMRWKSAALLVLLALANFWTAYAGSPNGLIGARILAGVAEGGLVAVATELIARSRRAERIGGYFVTLQTLAQCALALILALYAVPAAGSAGGFIVLGIVCLLSLVVAWIVPDDYADLPKEEQFGNVATVPAITALLSIFCYFMFFGAVWAFLEPIGAQFGIDGRTVGLMVSASLAAQVIGAMTATVFEARIDYRFAITIIGIVAAISSVLLASGPGLSVFWAVALVMGFILLFIVPYQIRMAITADETRTAVLLVPAAQLFGLAIGPIAASLLIDAGNFRPVPEFAAATALASVLLLGVFVLVARRHGRA from the coding sequence GTGACTGCATCGCAAGCCGCGCAAGCGGAAGAGGGCGATTGGCTTGTCGGCAATCCGACGGGATCGCAGCTTGCCTCGGCGCTGTGGATCGGCTCGGTCGGCCTGCTCATCCTTGGGCTGCAGCCGGTTCTGCTCGGCGCCCTCTATACCGAAGGCCACGTCACCGGCGACGAGCTGGCGCTGGTCGCCACCGCCGAGATGATCGCGATAGGCATCGGGTCGGCGATCGTGGCCATGTTGCTGCCTGCCAGGAACATGCGCTGGAAGAGCGCGGCGCTGCTCGTCCTGCTCGCGCTCGCCAATTTCTGGACCGCTTATGCCGGCAGCCCCAATGGGCTGATCGGCGCGCGCATACTGGCTGGCGTTGCGGAGGGCGGGCTGGTCGCTGTCGCCACCGAATTGATCGCCCGCTCGCGCCGGGCAGAGCGCATCGGCGGCTATTTCGTCACGCTGCAGACTTTGGCGCAATGCGCGCTGGCGCTGATCCTGGCGCTCTATGCCGTGCCTGCCGCCGGCTCGGCCGGCGGCTTCATCGTGCTCGGCATCGTCTGCCTCTTGTCACTGGTCGTCGCCTGGATCGTGCCGGACGATTATGCCGATCTGCCCAAGGAAGAGCAGTTCGGCAATGTGGCGACAGTGCCGGCGATCACCGCGCTGCTCTCGATCTTCTGCTATTTCATGTTCTTCGGCGCCGTCTGGGCTTTTCTGGAGCCCATCGGCGCGCAGTTCGGCATCGACGGCCGCACCGTCGGCCTGATGGTGTCGGCAAGCCTCGCCGCGCAGGTGATCGGCGCCATGACCGCGACGGTCTTCGAAGCGCGCATCGACTATCGTTTTGCCATCACGATCATCGGGATCGTCGCGGCGATCAGCTCTGTCCTGCTTGCGTCCGGCCCGGGTCTTTCGGTCTTCTGGGCGGTTGCGCTGGTGATGGGCTTCATCCTGCTCTTTATCGTGCCCTATCAGATCCGCATGGCAATCACCGCCGACGAGACGCGAACGGCAGTGCTTCTGGTTCCGGCCGCGCAGCTCTTCGGTCTCGCCATCGGCCCGATCGCCGCCTCGCTTTTGATCGATGCCGGGAATTTCCGCCCGGTGCCCGAATTCGCCGCGGCGACTGCTTTGGCCAGCGTGCTGCTGCTCGGCGTCTTCGTGCTGGTCGCCCGGCGGCACGGTCGGGCCTGA